From Bacteroidota bacterium, a single genomic window includes:
- a CDS encoding FAD-dependent oxidoreductase: MSKNIVIIGNGISGITCARHLRKLSKHRITVVSAETEYFFSRTALMYIYMGHMKFEHTKPYEDFFWEKNKIDLVKKFVNKVDTKNKLVLFSDGSSIGYDTLVLATGSKSNKFDWPGQDFKGVQGLYHLQDLENMEENTKGVSSTVIVGGGLIGIEMAEMLRSRNIAVTFLVREKNFWDNILPVEEAKMINRHIGEHHVDLRLETELKEIKGDSTGRVSSIFTNNGEEIPCQFVGLAVGVSPNIDFLKNSGIETDRGILVNEFFETNIPYIYAIGDCAQFKTPPNGRKPIEQVWYTGRMHGETLAKTICGQRSAYSPGHWFNSAKFFDIEYQTYGVINAQQKDSEESFYWEHSSGKINFRIVYDKKDKTITGINVFGFRLRHEVCDGWLTEKRTVDYVIEHLPKANFDPEFHKQYEPEIIERYNKQSGKSLKLKSRKGLLATFLK, from the coding sequence ATGAGTAAAAACATTGTAATAATTGGCAACGGAATATCAGGAATAACCTGTGCAAGGCATTTACGAAAATTGAGCAAGCACAGGATTACGGTTGTTTCGGCTGAAACTGAATATTTCTTTTCGCGTACAGCACTCATGTATATCTACATGGGGCACATGAAGTTTGAGCATACCAAACCATATGAGGACTTTTTTTGGGAAAAGAACAAAATAGACCTTGTTAAAAAATTTGTAAATAAGGTTGATACTAAAAACAAATTGGTTCTTTTTTCTGATGGTTCATCAATCGGCTACGATACACTTGTTCTTGCAACAGGCTCTAAGTCCAACAAATTTGACTGGCCCGGACAGGATTTTAAAGGTGTTCAAGGGTTATATCACTTACAGGATTTGGAAAATATGGAAGAAAATACCAAAGGTGTTTCTAGCACTGTAATTGTTGGTGGAGGATTAATCGGAATTGAAATGGCAGAAATGCTTCGTTCACGAAATATCGCTGTAACATTTCTTGTCCGTGAGAAAAACTTTTGGGACAATATTTTACCAGTTGAAGAAGCAAAGATGATTAACCGTCATATCGGGGAGCATCATGTTGATCTTCGCCTCGAAACCGAATTAAAAGAAATCAAAGGGGATTCAACCGGGAGGGTAAGTTCCATCTTTACCAATAACGGAGAAGAAATACCCTGCCAATTTGTAGGTCTTGCCGTTGGAGTAAGCCCCAATATTGATTTTTTGAAAAACTCAGGTATTGAAACGGACCGGGGTATATTAGTGAATGAGTTTTTTGAGACAAATATTCCGTATATCTATGCTATTGGAGATTGCGCCCAATTTAAAACACCACCCAATGGAAGAAAACCCATTGAACAAGTTTGGTACACGGGCCGTATGCACGGAGAAACACTTGCTAAAACAATTTGTGGGCAGCGATCAGCATATTCACCGGGGCATTGGTTTAATTCCGCCAAGTTTTTTGACATTGAATATCAAACTTATGGAGTAATAAACGCACAACAAAAAGATAGTGAAGAATCTTTTTATTGGGAACATTCCAGTGGAAAAATAAATTTTCGGATAGTTTACGATAAAAAAGATAAAACAATTACAGGAATCAATGTATTTGGGTTCAGGCTCAGACACGAAGTCTGCGATGGATGGTTAACAGAAAAAAGAACAGTAGATTACGTAATAGAACATTTACCAAAAGCCAACTTTGATCCTGAATTTCACAAACAGTATGAACCTGAAATAATAGAGCGATATAATAAGCAATCAGGCAAAAGTTTAAAATTAAAATCCCGGAAGGGTTTATTAGCAACATTTCTTAAATAA
- a CDS encoding 4Fe-4S binding protein, with product MENNPSISISNPHPSGVDIIQKTGLILFSVGLLLFLIASTGTGMKYPVLLLSLSIGLSVGGAFIYFFRKYLTKSAGVKNDQIWQNSLTSRGVFAWLFGIFLTGFYIVIYWFPSVLENLIRLMDPLSNLIRGNDSDQWFLYGTLYTLAIGVMGVKALLKYRHSNYQIIRTSSIIFFQLGFAYLIPAVLQLFNQPEFYFSYFWPLKYDYLFPSTVNYLTEQPGALGVFMVFWGAAMIFVATPILTYFYGKRWYCSWVCGCGGLANTAGDPFRQLSDKSLKAWKIERWMIYSVLVFIIITTSFLWINSYYNGSVFGNVSGPFANTYGFLIGAIFSGVIGVGFYPLMGTRVWCRFGCPMAAILGIQQRLFSRFRITTNGGQCISCGNCSTYCEMGIDVKAYAQKGQNIVRASCVGCGMCATVCPRGVLNLENGPLKGRVNDNPILIGNKEAKLNL from the coding sequence ATGGAAAATAACCCATCAATAAGCATCAGTAACCCACATCCTTCAGGAGTAGATATAATTCAAAAAACAGGACTGATCCTTTTCTCAGTAGGACTTTTATTGTTTTTAATTGCATCAACAGGTACAGGAATGAAATATCCGGTATTGCTTCTTTCCCTAAGCATTGGTTTGTCTGTGGGAGGAGCATTTATTTATTTTTTTAGAAAATATTTAACGAAATCAGCCGGGGTTAAAAATGACCAGATATGGCAAAACTCATTAACATCAAGAGGTGTATTTGCATGGTTGTTCGGAATTTTCCTTACTGGGTTTTACATTGTTATTTATTGGTTTCCGTCCGTTCTGGAAAACCTGATTCGTTTAATGGATCCTCTTAGCAACCTTATCAGAGGTAATGATTCTGATCAATGGTTTTTATACGGCACCTTGTATACATTGGCAATAGGAGTGATGGGAGTAAAAGCCCTGTTGAAATACCGGCATTCGAATTACCAGATTATCAGAACCTCTTCTATCATATTCTTTCAGTTGGGTTTTGCTTACCTCATTCCGGCAGTATTACAACTTTTTAATCAGCCTGAATTTTATTTCAGTTATTTCTGGCCACTTAAGTATGATTATTTATTTCCTTCCACAGTCAATTATTTGACAGAACAACCCGGAGCTTTGGGAGTATTTATGGTGTTTTGGGGAGCTGCAATGATTTTTGTAGCAACGCCCATTTTAACTTATTTTTATGGGAAACGCTGGTATTGTTCTTGGGTTTGTGGTTGTGGTGGATTAGCAAATACTGCCGGAGACCCATTCCGCCAGTTATCCGATAAGTCACTTAAAGCATGGAAAATTGAACGATGGATGATTTACAGTGTTTTAGTTTTTATAATTATTACTACAAGTTTTTTGTGGATTAACTCTTACTATAATGGTTCTGTTTTTGGAAATGTATCCGGACCATTTGCTAATACCTATGGTTTTTTAATAGGTGCCATTTTTTCAGGTGTAATCGGTGTTGGATTTTATCCTCTGATGGGAACAAGAGTATGGTGTCGTTTTGGATGTCCAATGGCAGCAATTTTGGGCATTCAGCAACGATTGTTTTCACGGTTCAGGATCACTACTAACGGTGGGCAGTGTATCTCTTGCGGGAATTGCTCTACTTATTGTGAAATGGGAATAGACGTGAAGGCGTATGCTCAGAAAGGACAAAATATAGTTCGTGCTTCTTGTGTTGGTTGCGGAATGTGTGCTACTGTATGTCCAAGAGGGGTTCTTAATTTAGAAAATGGGCCTTTAAAGGGGAGAGTTAATGATAACCCCATTCTTATTGGAAATAAAGAAGCAAAACTTAATTTATAA
- a CDS encoding glycosyltransferase: protein MLVKIIAVKIALVIVLVLYTLALLFIFLYSIAQAHLLVRYLKVQKKIQPGQLPFNEKFLPHVTVQLPVYNEMYVVERLIDTVCSFDYPLDKLEVQVLDDSTDLSIEIIEKRVQFWKAKGVDIVQVRRTDRKGYKAGALEEGLEFAKGEFIAIFDADFVPLKDFLKKTIPHFFEKNVGMVQTRWGHINKHYSLLTKLQAFGLDAHFSVEQVGRNSGNCFINFNGTAGVWRKSCIIDAGNWQPDTLTEDLDLSYRAQLKDWKFVYLEDVESPAELPPVMSALKTQQYRWTKGGAEVARKHLGNVLRSDKSFVIKWHGVFHLLNSGVFVSVITCAILSVPLLFIKQYFPEFKQLFLLASFFLLSFFILAILYWVSTNQKSENKLKSRLYFIRTFPLFLAIMMGLSLHNAIAVLEGYFGKKTPFIRTPKFNIINNNDSWESNKYITGQINPLTVTEGILSLYFLFAVIVAFQIGDYALLPFHMMLTFGFATVCYYSVFQSKMIKKPIKL from the coding sequence ATGCTTGTAAAAATAATCGCTGTAAAAATTGCGCTCGTCATTGTGCTTGTATTATATACGCTTGCATTGCTGTTTATCTTTCTATATAGCATAGCACAGGCTCATTTGTTAGTTCGTTATTTGAAAGTTCAAAAGAAAATACAACCCGGTCAATTGCCATTTAATGAAAAATTCCTTCCTCATGTAACGGTTCAACTTCCTGTTTACAATGAAATGTACGTAGTGGAAAGGCTGATTGATACAGTATGCTCTTTTGATTATCCGCTTGACAAGCTGGAAGTACAAGTGCTGGATGATTCAACTGATCTAAGCATTGAAATTATTGAAAAAAGAGTACAGTTTTGGAAGGCAAAAGGAGTTGATATAGTACAGGTAAGGAGAACAGATCGTAAAGGATATAAAGCCGGGGCATTGGAAGAGGGGCTTGAGTTTGCAAAGGGTGAATTCATTGCTATTTTTGATGCTGACTTTGTTCCCTTAAAGGATTTTTTAAAAAAAACTATCCCGCATTTTTTTGAAAAGAATGTTGGCATGGTTCAAACCCGCTGGGGGCACATCAACAAACATTACTCTTTGCTTACTAAGCTCCAGGCATTCGGGTTAGATGCGCATTTTTCCGTTGAGCAAGTTGGAAGAAACAGCGGTAACTGTTTTATTAACTTTAACGGAACTGCCGGTGTGTGGCGCAAATCATGCATTATTGATGCAGGAAACTGGCAGCCAGATACATTAACAGAAGATCTTGACTTGAGTTACCGGGCTCAATTGAAAGACTGGAAGTTTGTTTATCTGGAGGATGTGGAATCACCGGCTGAGTTGCCTCCGGTGATGAGTGCATTGAAAACACAACAATACCGTTGGACCAAAGGGGGTGCGGAAGTGGCGAGAAAACATCTGGGAAATGTATTGCGTTCAGATAAGTCTTTCGTTATAAAATGGCACGGAGTATTTCATCTTTTAAATAGCGGAGTATTTGTCAGTGTTATTACCTGCGCAATCCTTAGCGTCCCTTTGCTTTTTATTAAACAATATTTTCCTGAATTCAAACAGCTATTTCTTCTAGCATCATTTTTTTTGTTAAGTTTTTTCATTTTAGCAATTTTATATTGGGTTTCAACAAACCAAAAATCAGAAAACAAACTAAAATCCAGGCTCTATTTCATTCGTACATTTCCATTATTCCTTGCCATTATGATGGGGCTTTCATTGCACAATGCCATAGCAGTACTAGAAGGATATTTTGGCAAGAAAACTCCGTTTATCAGAACGCCCAAGTTCAATATCATTAATAATAATGATTCGTGGGAAAGTAATAAATATATTACCGGTCAAATTAATCCGCTTACTGTAACGGAAGGGATTTTGTCCCTGTATTTTCTTTTTGCGGTTATTGTGGCGTTTCAAATCGGAGACTATGCCTTATTGCCTTTTCACATGATGCTGACATTTGGTTTTGCGACCGTGTGTTATTACTCTGTTTTTCAATCAAAAATGATCAAAAAACCAATAAAACTATGA